One part of the Alistipes onderdonkii genome encodes these proteins:
- a CDS encoding M3 family metallopeptidase — MKRIAGLFTTLLLLMTLASCDSRKTAGENPFFTQWDTPHGVPPFDKILPEHFMPAFERGMSLHEAEIDAITSNKDEASFENTILAYDNAGQMLAQAELVFGMLCAAETNDRMQALQEQAMPLLAAHRDKIRLDDKLFARVKEVYDRRAALGLDTEQMRLLQKTYDSFVRAGALLGTEQKARLKEINGQLSLTAVKFGNNILAENNNFVLELKSDELDGLPAGIRDAAREKARQMGKGDKWVFTLHKPSLIPLLTYSTRRDLREKIYKAYLNRCNNGDEYDNKQLINDFIRLRTEKAHLLGYPSYAAYVVADEMAGTTDAVYGLLDQIWEPALERAKGELSEMDTLLQKDIPGATFESWDWWYYAEKLRKQNYALDEEMLRPYFSLENVQGGIFYLANRLYGITFQPVVVPLYHPDAVAYQVLDADGSHLGVLYFDYFPRDGKSQGAWCGNYVEQTYKDGKRVAPVVSVVCNFTRPVGNTPALLTLDETETLFHEFGHALHFLFHDVKYRGLSEVEGDFVELPSQVMENWAFEPEMLKHYAVHYRTGEVIPKYLVDKLRKSELFNQGFATTELIAASLSDMDIHSVTEYEPFDPMAFERQALNEKRGLIPQIEPRYRYPYFSHIFDGGYSAGYYFYTWAEVLDKDTFEAFRESGDLFNKKIAADFRAKLLSRGGSEDGMSLYRAFRGADPDKRAMLRSRGLWDEPEPEPADEGEALLQPEIRQE, encoded by the coding sequence ATGAAACGTATTGCAGGATTATTCACCACACTTTTGCTGCTTATGACACTTGCGTCATGCGATTCCCGGAAAACAGCCGGGGAAAACCCGTTTTTCACCCAATGGGATACGCCGCACGGCGTGCCGCCGTTCGACAAGATCCTGCCCGAGCATTTCATGCCCGCCTTCGAACGCGGCATGTCGTTGCACGAGGCCGAAATCGACGCCATCACCTCGAACAAGGACGAGGCCTCGTTCGAAAATACGATCCTTGCCTATGACAATGCCGGGCAGATGCTCGCGCAGGCCGAACTGGTGTTCGGCATGCTGTGTGCCGCCGAGACCAACGACCGCATGCAGGCCCTCCAGGAACAGGCGATGCCCCTGCTGGCCGCGCACAGGGACAAGATACGTCTCGACGACAAGCTCTTTGCCCGCGTGAAGGAGGTTTACGACCGGCGTGCGGCGCTGGGGCTCGACACCGAGCAGATGCGTCTGTTGCAGAAGACCTACGACTCCTTCGTGCGCGCCGGGGCGTTGCTCGGCACCGAGCAGAAGGCCCGCCTGAAAGAGATCAACGGGCAGCTGTCGCTCACGGCCGTGAAATTCGGGAACAACATCCTCGCCGAAAACAACAATTTCGTGCTCGAACTCAAGTCGGACGAACTCGACGGGCTGCCGGCAGGCATCCGCGACGCCGCCCGCGAGAAGGCCAGGCAGATGGGCAAGGGCGACAAGTGGGTCTTCACGCTCCACAAGCCCAGCCTGATCCCGCTGCTGACCTATTCCACCAGGCGCGACCTGCGCGAGAAGATCTATAAGGCTTATCTGAACCGTTGCAATAACGGCGACGAATACGACAACAAGCAGCTCATCAACGATTTCATCCGCCTGCGTACGGAGAAGGCTCACCTGCTGGGCTATCCTTCCTACGCCGCCTATGTCGTGGCGGACGAGATGGCCGGGACGACCGATGCCGTTTACGGCCTGCTCGACCAGATCTGGGAGCCGGCGCTCGAGCGCGCCAAGGGCGAGCTGTCCGAGATGGACACGCTGTTGCAGAAAGACATCCCCGGTGCGACCTTCGAATCGTGGGACTGGTGGTATTACGCCGAGAAGCTGCGCAAGCAGAACTATGCCCTCGACGAGGAGATGCTGCGTCCCTACTTCTCGCTCGAGAACGTGCAGGGCGGCATCTTCTACCTGGCCAACCGCCTCTACGGCATCACCTTCCAGCCGGTCGTCGTGCCGTTATACCATCCCGATGCAGTCGCCTACCAGGTGCTCGACGCCGACGGCTCGCACCTGGGCGTGCTCTATTTCGACTATTTCCCCCGCGACGGCAAGAGCCAGGGCGCCTGGTGCGGCAACTATGTCGAGCAGACCTATAAGGACGGCAAGCGCGTGGCTCCCGTGGTGAGCGTTGTCTGCAACTTCACGCGCCCGGTGGGCAATACGCCCGCGCTGCTGACGCTCGACGAGACGGAAACGCTCTTCCACGAATTCGGCCATGCGCTCCATTTCCTGTTCCACGACGTGAAATACCGCGGCCTTTCGGAGGTCGAGGGCGATTTCGTCGAACTGCCTTCGCAGGTCATGGAGAACTGGGCGTTCGAACCCGAGATGCTGAAGCATTATGCCGTGCATTACCGCACGGGCGAAGTGATCCCGAAATACCTGGTCGACAAACTCCGCAAGAGCGAACTCTTCAACCAGGGTTTCGCCACCACGGAACTGATCGCCGCGTCGCTTTCCGACATGGATATCCATTCGGTCACCGAATACGAACCGTTCGACCCGATGGCATTCGAGCGGCAGGCGCTCAACGAGAAACGCGGCCTGATCCCGCAGATCGAGCCCCGTTACCGTTACCCCTATTTCAGCCATATCTTCGACGGCGGCTACTCGGCAGGCTACTATTTCTATACCTGGGCCGAGGTGCTCGACAAGGATACGTTCGAAGCCTTCCGCGAGAGCGGCGACCTGTTCAACAAGAAGATCGCCGCCGATTTCCGCGCCAAGCTGCTTTCGCGCGGCGGTTCGGAGGACGGCATGTCGCTCTACCGGGCATTCCGCGGCGCCGATCCCGACAAGCGGGCGATGTTGCGCAGCCGCGGACTCTGGGACGAACCCGAGCCGGAACCCGCCGACGAAGGCGAAGCGCTCCTTCAGCCGGAAATACGGCAGGAATAG
- a CDS encoding M3 family metallopeptidase codes for MAAGCADNSIPKAQMPELDTSNPLLAEWDTPHQTPPFSEIELSDYEPAFDAAIACSRAEIDAIVGNPSKPTFGNTIVALERHGALLDRISGIFFNLLEADTSDEMQEIALRVQPKLTELSNDISLNPELFARVKAVYGKPGRGLSKEDKKLLEDTYQSFARNGAALSDADKELYRKYSSELSAATLQFGQNALAATNAFSINITDPKVVAELPDFVKEGMAADAKARGEKGWTVTLQAPSYVPFLTYSSNRALKEKLWRAYNSRALGGENDNTPVVKQIANLRLKIANLLGYKCYADYVLERRMAENTPTVMAFLDELLSQTKAYADQDYKTVADYAASLGFKGQLMPWDWGYYNEKYKHEKYALNDELVKPYFKLENVRKGVFMLANKLYGLNFTPNDKIEVYHPDVTAYDVTDQDGRFMAVLYLDFFPRESKRSGAWMTEFRGTKIVDGKETRPLVSLVMNFTKPTETAPSLLTFDEVETFLHEFGHSLHGMLGEGKYESQTGTNVYRDFVELPSQIMENWATEKEFLDLWAVHYQTGEPIPAEVVDRIVAAQNYLAAYSNVRQLSFGMTDMAWHTITEPFEGDVEQFEVASMAPTQVLPVVPGTAMAPAFGHIFSGGYAAGYYGYKWAEVLEADAFSLFKEKGIFNREVSGSFRENILSKGGTEHPMELYVRFRGHKPETRALIEKMGLGK; via the coding sequence ATGGCGGCCGGGTGTGCCGACAATTCGATCCCCAAGGCGCAGATGCCCGAATTAGATACTTCGAACCCCTTGCTGGCCGAGTGGGATACGCCCCACCAGACCCCGCCGTTCTCCGAGATCGAACTCTCGGACTACGAGCCTGCGTTCGACGCGGCCATCGCCTGCTCGCGTGCCGAGATCGACGCGATCGTCGGCAACCCCTCGAAGCCGACCTTCGGCAATACCATCGTGGCCCTGGAGCGCCACGGTGCGCTGCTGGATCGTATTTCGGGTATTTTTTTCAACCTGCTCGAAGCGGACACGTCCGACGAAATGCAGGAAATCGCACTGCGCGTGCAGCCCAAGCTGACCGAACTGTCGAACGACATCTCGCTCAACCCCGAGCTCTTCGCCCGCGTGAAGGCCGTCTACGGGAAACCCGGCCGCGGCCTCTCGAAAGAGGACAAGAAGCTGCTCGAGGATACCTATCAGAGTTTCGCACGCAACGGGGCCGCCCTGTCCGACGCGGACAAGGAGCTCTACCGCAAGTATTCGTCCGAGCTGTCGGCCGCGACGCTCCAATTCGGCCAGAACGCCCTGGCTGCGACCAATGCCTTCTCGATCAACATCACCGACCCGAAGGTCGTGGCCGAACTGCCGGACTTCGTGAAGGAGGGTATGGCAGCCGATGCCAAGGCGCGCGGTGAAAAGGGCTGGACGGTGACGTTGCAGGCACCGAGCTATGTGCCTTTCCTGACCTATTCGTCGAACCGTGCGCTCAAGGAGAAACTCTGGCGTGCCTACAATTCGCGCGCATTGGGCGGCGAGAACGACAATACGCCGGTCGTCAAACAGATTGCCAACCTGCGCCTGAAGATCGCCAACCTGCTGGGCTATAAATGCTATGCCGACTACGTGCTCGAACGCCGCATGGCCGAGAACACCCCGACGGTCATGGCCTTCCTCGACGAGCTGCTCTCCCAGACCAAGGCCTATGCCGACCAGGACTATAAGACCGTCGCCGACTATGCCGCTTCGCTCGGGTTCAAAGGCCAGCTCATGCCGTGGGACTGGGGCTATTACAACGAGAAGTACAAGCACGAGAAATACGCGCTCAACGACGAGCTGGTGAAACCTTATTTCAAACTCGAAAACGTCCGCAAGGGCGTCTTCATGCTCGCCAACAAGCTCTACGGGCTGAACTTCACGCCCAACGACAAGATCGAGGTGTACCATCCCGACGTGACGGCCTACGACGTGACCGACCAGGACGGCCGTTTCATGGCGGTACTCTACCTCGATTTCTTCCCCCGCGAATCGAAGCGTTCCGGGGCATGGATGACCGAGTTCCGGGGCACGAAGATCGTCGACGGCAAGGAGACCCGTCCGCTGGTGTCGCTGGTGATGAACTTCACCAAGCCTACCGAAACGGCCCCTTCGCTGCTGACCTTCGACGAGGTGGAAACCTTCCTCCATGAGTTCGGCCACTCGCTCCACGGTATGCTGGGCGAGGGCAAGTACGAGTCGCAGACCGGAACGAACGTTTACCGCGACTTCGTGGAGCTGCCTTCGCAGATCATGGAGAACTGGGCTACTGAGAAGGAGTTCCTCGACCTGTGGGCCGTGCATTACCAGACGGGCGAGCCGATCCCGGCCGAGGTGGTCGACCGCATCGTCGCCGCGCAGAACTACCTGGCGGCCTATTCCAACGTGCGCCAGCTTTCGTTCGGCATGACCGATATGGCATGGCATACGATCACCGAGCCTTTCGAGGGCGACGTCGAGCAGTTCGAGGTCGCGTCGATGGCTCCGACGCAGGTGCTGCCCGTCGTTCCCGGTACGGCCATGGCCCCGGCATTCGGACATATCTTCTCGGGCGGCTATGCTGCGGGGTATTACGGCTACAAGTGGGCCGAGGTGCTGGAGGCGGATGCCTTCTCGCTCTTCAAGGAGAAGGGCATCTTCAACCGCGAGGTCTCCGGCTCGTTCCGTGAGAATATCCTTTCGAAGGGCGGTACCGAGCATCCGATGGAACTCTACGTGCGCTTCCGCGGCCACAAACCCGAAACCAGGGCGCTGATCGAGAAAATGGGGCTCGGCAAATAA
- a CDS encoding nucleoside permease, which yields MGIKFRLIVMNFLQYAIWGSWLISLGAYLGGGLDFTGLQIGSFFATMGVASLFMPAVMGIIADRWIPAQKLLGICHLVSGGFLIAAASQTAYAPLYSCMLLSVMFYMPTIALSNSVAYNALDLARLDTVKHFPPIRVWGTVGFIAAMWFVDLTHIGGVQIKLTEWQLYVSAVLSFLLAVYSFSLPGCPVDRNVKARSWVDTLGLRAFTLFKEKRMAIFFVFSMLLGAALQITNAFGDSYIQSFGSMPQYADSAIVKHSVILLSLSQMSETFCILLIPFFLRRFGIKKVMLISMLAWVLRFGFFGVGNPGSGAAFLILSMVVYGVAFDFFNISGSLFVEKETSREIRSSAQGVFMIMTNGFGAFFGSYAAGAVVDAWGWPDSWYIFAGYALVVAVVFAFVFKYKHNPEEMVSVNH from the coding sequence ATGGGAATTAAATTCCGCCTTATCGTCATGAACTTCCTCCAGTATGCCATCTGGGGTTCGTGGCTCATCTCGCTGGGCGCCTACCTTGGCGGTGGCCTCGACTTCACAGGGCTGCAAATCGGAAGTTTCTTTGCCACGATGGGTGTTGCGTCGTTGTTCATGCCCGCAGTGATGGGTATCATTGCCGACCGATGGATCCCGGCGCAGAAGCTGCTCGGCATCTGCCATCTGGTGAGCGGCGGGTTCCTGATTGCCGCAGCTTCGCAAACGGCCTATGCGCCTTTATACAGTTGTATGCTGCTGAGCGTGATGTTCTACATGCCGACCATCGCCCTGTCGAATTCGGTGGCATACAATGCCCTCGACCTGGCAAGGCTCGATACCGTGAAACATTTTCCTCCGATCCGCGTGTGGGGTACCGTAGGCTTCATCGCCGCGATGTGGTTCGTCGACCTGACGCATATCGGCGGCGTGCAGATCAAGCTGACCGAGTGGCAGCTCTATGTTTCGGCGGTGCTGTCGTTCCTGCTGGCCGTCTATTCGTTCTCGCTGCCCGGCTGCCCCGTCGACCGCAATGTCAAGGCCAGGTCGTGGGTCGATACGCTGGGGCTGCGTGCGTTCACGCTCTTCAAGGAGAAGCGCATGGCCATTTTCTTCGTCTTCTCGATGTTGCTCGGCGCCGCGTTGCAGATAACCAACGCCTTCGGGGACTCCTATATACAAAGCTTCGGCTCGATGCCCCAGTATGCCGATTCGGCGATCGTGAAGCATTCGGTGATCCTGCTCTCGCTGTCGCAGATGTCCGAGACGTTCTGCATCCTGCTGATCCCGTTCTTCCTGCGGCGTTTCGGTATCAAGAAAGTGATGCTCATTTCGATGCTGGCGTGGGTGCTCCGCTTCGGGTTCTTCGGCGTCGGCAACCCGGGCTCGGGTGCCGCGTTCCTCATCCTTTCGATGGTCGTCTACGGGGTGGCATTCGATTTCTTCAATATCTCGGGTTCGCTGTTTGTCGAGAAGGAGACCAGCCGCGAGATCCGCTCCTCGGCACAGGGTGTCTTTATGATTATGACCAACGGCTTCGGTGCGTTCTTCGGTTCGTATGCCGCCGGTGCCGTCGTCGATGCCTGGGGCTGGCCCGATTCGTGGTATATCTTCGCCGGCTATGCCCTCGTGGTGGCCGTGGTCTTCGCGTTCGTGTTCAAATACAAGCACAACCCCGAAGAGATGGTCTCGGTGAACCATTAA
- a CDS encoding GNAT family N-acetyltransferase produces the protein MYPVITKHFSELSVREYHRIVQAREAVFFLEQHITEPDADAADPQSVFMWMEDNARVVAFLRVIPAGIAYDEASVGRVLVDASYRRRGLCRSLMSEALRYIARTWGPQPIRISAQEHLAGFYATLGFAPVSGTYFEAGIPHVKMLRP, from the coding sequence ATGTATCCTGTCATCACTAAACATTTCAGCGAACTCTCCGTCCGGGAATACCACCGTATCGTGCAGGCACGCGAGGCCGTCTTCTTCCTCGAACAGCACATCACGGAACCCGATGCCGACGCCGCCGACCCGCAGAGCGTATTCATGTGGATGGAGGACAACGCCCGCGTAGTCGCCTTCCTGCGGGTCATCCCGGCGGGGATCGCCTACGACGAAGCCTCGGTCGGCCGCGTGCTGGTCGATGCTTCGTACCGCCGCCGCGGACTGTGCCGCAGCCTGATGTCCGAAGCGCTGCGCTATATTGCCCGGACATGGGGCCCGCAGCCCATCCGCATCTCGGCTCAGGAGCACCTGGCCGGATTTTACGCCACCTTAGGGTTCGCACCGGTCTCGGGCACCTATTTCGAAGCGGGTATCCCGCACGTCAAAATGCTCCGCCCGTAG
- a CDS encoding nitroreductase family protein has product MDTIRVDGASCIRCGRCVKVCPSQIFVQEKAGGPVALSKPGNCIVCGHCVAACPTGAVLHAEFPSGRVHPVDYAAMPTPAQVELLMAARRSNRALSQRPVPQEMLDRIVAAADLAPTATNARQLGYTLVTDPVLLRRMSEYTLGVFGKLADRLSHPLVRPWLSRLLPDVYRYIPVFRKMRREYAEGNDRILRGATAVLLIHAPKESRFGAEDANLAYQNASLMAEALGVSQIYMGFVLTAVRQDKKKGLCKMLGLAGRRICAVMALGMPQFRYPNYIDRTPSPLERR; this is encoded by the coding sequence ATGGATACGATCCGTGTGGATGGTGCGAGCTGCATCCGTTGCGGCCGCTGTGTGAAGGTGTGCCCTTCGCAGATTTTCGTACAGGAGAAGGCGGGCGGCCCCGTGGCGCTCTCGAAACCCGGGAACTGCATCGTCTGCGGGCACTGTGTCGCGGCCTGCCCGACGGGGGCGGTGCTGCATGCGGAATTCCCGTCCGGGAGGGTACACCCGGTCGATTATGCGGCCATGCCCACACCCGCTCAGGTCGAACTGCTGATGGCCGCGAGGCGCTCGAACCGGGCGCTGTCGCAGCGTCCCGTGCCGCAGGAGATGCTCGACCGGATCGTCGCGGCCGCCGACCTCGCTCCCACGGCCACCAACGCCCGGCAGTTGGGCTATACGCTCGTGACCGACCCTGTGCTGCTGCGCCGTATGAGCGAATATACGCTCGGCGTGTTCGGCAAGCTCGCGGATCGCCTTTCCCACCCGCTCGTGCGCCCGTGGCTGAGCCGTTTGTTGCCCGACGTCTACCGCTATATCCCCGTTTTCCGGAAAATGCGCCGCGAATATGCCGAGGGCAACGACCGTATCCTGCGGGGTGCGACGGCCGTGTTGCTGATCCATGCGCCGAAAGAGAGCCGGTTCGGCGCCGAAGATGCCAACCTCGCCTACCAGAACGCTTCGCTGATGGCCGAAGCGCTCGGGGTGAGCCAGATATATATGGGCTTCGTGCTGACCGCCGTGCGGCAGGATAAGAAAAAGGGGCTCTGCAAGATGCTGGGGCTCGCCGGTCGCCGTATCTGTGCCGTCATGGCGCTCGGGATGCCGCAGTTCCGCTACCCGAATTATATCGACCGCACGCCTTCCCCTTTGGAACGGAGATAG